A stretch of Brassica rapa cultivar Chiifu-401-42 chromosome A08, CAAS_Brap_v3.01, whole genome shotgun sequence DNA encodes these proteins:
- the LOC103836480 gene encoding delta-9 desaturase-like 5 protein, whose amino-acid sequence MCNPTKDSVPSQSGLVSKEKRAYFQRYWTWADVARALTVTIVHFWCLLAPFNYTWEALRFGLILVTLTNLLITFSYHRNLAHRSFKLPKWLEYPIAYAAVFALQGDPLDWVSIHRFHHQFTDSDRDPHSPKEGFLFSHVMWIFDTLYIKYKCGGRNNVMDLKQQWFYRFLRKTIGFHVLMFWTVLYLYGGLPYLTCGGGVGGVLGYHVTWLVNSACHICGSRSWKTKDTSRNVWWLSLFTMGESWHNNHHAFQSSARQGLEWWQIDITWYLIRLFEVLGLATDVKLPSEYQKQKLALTR is encoded by the exons ATGTGTAATCCCACTAAAGACAGTGTGCCTAGCCAAAGTGGCTTGGTGAGTAAGGAAAAAAGAGCGTATTTTCAGAGATATTGGACGTGGGCCGATGTAGCAAGAGCGTTAACCGTTACGATTGTGCACTTTTGGTGTCTCCTGGCGCCGTTTAACTACACATGGGAAGCACTACGGTTCGGTTTGATTCTCGTCACACTGACTAACCTGCTCATCACATTCTCGTACCACAGGAACTTGGCTCATCGGAGTTTTAAGCTCCCAAAATGGCTTGAATATCCTATTGCTTACGCTGCTGTTTTTGCTCTTCAG gGTGATCCATTGGACTGGGTGAGCATACATAGGTTCCATCACCAGTTCACAGATTCGGACCGTGACCCACATAGCCCTAAGGAAGGATTTTTGTTCAGCCATGTCATGTGGATATTTGACACgctttatataaaatataag TGTGGTGGACGTAACAACGTGATGGACTTGAAGCAGCAATGGTTCTATAGGTTTCTAAGAAAGACCATCGGTTTCCACGTCTTAATGTTTTGGACCGTCCTCTATCTCTACGGTGGTTTACCTTACCTTACTTGCGGCGGG GGCGTTGGAGGTGTGCTAGGGTACCACGTGACATGGCTCGTAAACTCAGCATGCCATATTTGTGGTTCGAGATCGTGGAAAACTAAAGACACATCTCGTAACGTTTG GTGGCTAAGCTTGTTTACGATGGGAGAGAGTTGGCACAACAACCACCATGCGTTTCAGTCATCGGCAAGGCAAGGATTGGAGTGGTGGCAGATAGATATCACTTGGTACCTCATTCGACTATTCGAGGTTCTCGGATTAGCCACAGATGTGAAATTGCCTTCGGAATACCAAAAACAGAAGCTGGCTCTAACTCGTTGA